ACTCTGGAAGAAATTATGCCCGAAGCCTACAAACAGCTGGAAGAGATCAGGGATAAATTAGAAGCGCACTACAAAGACATGCAGGATATTGAATTTACCATTCAAAACGGCCGTTTGTGGATGCTGCAGACGCGCGCCGGTAAACGCACGGCGGAAGCTGCCGTACGCATCGCCGTTGATATGGTAGAAGAAGGGTTGATCGACAAAGAAACAGCGGTAATGCGTGTTGAGCCGGAACAGCTGGATCAATTGCTGCACCCGACCTTTGATCCCAAGGCGGAAAAGAAAGTGATTGCCAAGGGGCTGCCGGCATCGCCGGGCGCAGCCACCGGTAGAATTGTTTTTCATGCTGAGGACGCTGAAGAATGGGCCGAGAAAGGCGAAAAGGTTATTCTGGTGCGAATTGAGACGTCGCCGGAAGATATTGGCGGCATGAACGTGGCGCAGGGCATTTTAACGGCTCGCGGCGGAATGACATCGCATGCGGCGGTGGTTGCTCGCGGCATGGGTAAATGTTGCGTTGCCGGTTGTAGCGCACTGGAAATTGATTACAAAAAGAAGACCATGACCGTAGATGGCGCGGTTTACAAAGAAGGAGATTGGATTTCTCTGGATGGCAGCAAAGGCGAAGTGATTGAAGGGAAAGTGCCCACAGTTGAGCCCAAGCTTTCCGGTAACTTTGGGAAATTGATGAGCTGGGCCGATGAAATCCGCAAATTAAAAATTCGCACCAACGCCGACACGCCGCATGATTCTGAAGTGGCGCGTAATTTTGGAGCCGAGGGTATTGGCCTGTGTCGCACAGAGCACATGTTCTTTGAAGGCGATCGTATTAAAGCCGTTCGCGAAATGATCCTGGCCGAAGATGAAGCCGGTCGCCGTAAAGCGCTTGAAAAATTACTGCCCTACCAGCGCGATGATTTTTACGGCATTTTTAAGGTGATGCATGATTTGCCGGTAACCGTGCGTACGCTTGATCCGCCTTTGCATGAATTTTTACCGCATGACGAAGCGAGTCAAAAAGAGATGGCAGAAGAAATGGGCATCAGTGTGGAAGAAGTAAAAGCCAAAGTGGAAGCCCTTGCCGAGTTTAACCCTATGCTGGGCCATCGCGGCTGTCGCTTGGGCATCACCTACCCGGAGATTACGGAGATGCAGGCCCGGGCTATTATTGAAGCGGCCTGTCAGTTGACCAAGGAAGGCATAAAGGTGTTTCCGGAAATTATGATTCCGTTGATTGGCACCAAAGCCGAACTGGAACATCAAAAAAAGGTAGTGGTTGAAACGGCCGAAAAGGTAATGGAAGAAATGGGCGTAAAGGTCGATTACCTGGTGGGAACCATGATTGAAATTCCGCGCGCCGCCCTGACGGCAGACCGTGTCGCCGAAGCCGCTGATTTCTTCTCTTTTGGCACCAACGACCTTACGCAAATGACTTTCGGATACAGCCGCGACGATGCTGGTAAGTTCTTGAAAGAGTACGAAGAAAAAGGTATTTTGCCAGACGATCCGTTCCAGACGTTAGATCAGGAAGGCGTTGGTCAGCTGGTTGAAATGGGCGTTAAAAAGGGTCGGTCCACCCGTCCTGACCTGAAGGTCGGTATTTGCGGTGAGCACGGCGGCGATCCGCGCTCCATCGATTTTTGCCACCGTGTGGGGCTGGATTATGTGAGCTGCTCACCCTATCGTGTGCCTATTGCACGATTGGCTGCCGCTCAGGCCGAACTTCGCAATCGTAAAAAATAAACGGTAATCCGTTTTAAAACTTAGAACCACCTGTTCGGTGATAAATCACGGGCAGGTGGTTTTTTTATGGAAGACGGTTTTGTTTTGTAGATGAAAAGGGATTTTCCTTGCAGACGGTGTTCGGTGTTTGCCGGGGTAGCCCACACCCCATAATTCCCACACTCCCTGAATAAAAGTCTGTGAGTGAGGGACGTTTGCCGGTGGGTAATTTTTTCTAGCAATGTCCGGGGTGTAGGCGTTCCGGCTGGAAGGGAAGAGCCTGTTTATGAAAAATGGTGTTCCGTTGTTCATTGGCGTAAACCGTTGAAACGGTTTCGCTATAATCATGACATCCCTTCGGGATTTTTAAATCAAACCATTCCACCAGTCACTTCTTACTCTTGTTTATACTTTTAAACTTTTGCACTCCTAAACTCCTAAACTTCACCTCCCTTACTTCTACCTTCTGTTTAAAAAAATAAAACTAACGGCAAGCAGAATCAGCCCTGCGCCAAAGTAAAATTGTTCGCCCGGAATTTCATTCAACAAAAGAGCGGCATAAAAGGTGGCCAGTACGGCTTCGCCCTGCATGGCCAGATTTACCAGATAAACCGGCATCTTGCGTGAAGCCCAGTTCAAAAGCGAATGGCCGATTAAATTCGGCCCCAGCGCCAGCAGTCCTAAAAAAAACCAGCTTTTTAGCGCAAGGTTCAAAAAGTTGATTTTTAAAAATAAAATCAGCAGCAAGGTGAACAAAGCGGCGGCAGCATAAACCAGAACCAAATAAGGCAAAAGGTCTATTTTTTGTCTGTAAAAACGGGCGATCAGCAAATAGGCGGCCAGGCAAAAGGCAGAAATAATGGCTAAAAAATCACCCAGAGTCGCAAAAGGGTGGGCGCCCATGTCGCTGTTAACGATCACAAAAATTCCCAGCAGGGCCAGAGCAATGCCGCCAATAATCAAAGGAGAGCTCTTTTCTTTGAGAACAAAATAAGACAGAATTACGGCGAAAATCGGATGCGTGCTTTCCAGAAAAATGGAATTCCCGACCGTTGTCCACTGCAGCGACTGGATCCAGGTAAAAAAATGCATGGCTAAAAAAAATCCTGAAAGAATCAGAAAAAGCGTATTTTTTGAAAATACATTCGAAGGAAGATGGCGGCCGCTTTTCATTCTTTTTAATAAAAAAGGAGAAAGCACAAGAACGCTGAAAAACAGCCGATAAAAAGAGATTACCAGCGGATGGACATCGCCAATCCAGCGAATGAAAATCGAACTCCAGGAGGTCACAAAAACGCCGAAAAGAAGAATGAGATAGTTTAACATAAATTTTTCACGATTCGTTAATTTTTCTATATTTAAAACGAAAGCGATTATGGAGCAAGTTTTTTTATGGAAAATTTTAACAAAGTGGCTAAGCGGATGATCTCAGCCGCGTTACAGGCGGTGGATCCGTTTAATTTAATTATCGAGCAATGTCAGTTAAAAGACAACGAACTGGTGATCGGCCGTGTAAAACGCAACCTTACACAATACCGTCATATTTACGTGTTAGGGGCAGGAAAGGCTTCTGCGGCCATGGCACAGGCGCTTGAAAAGCTGTTGGGAGAACGCATTAGCGGCGGCCTGGTCATTGTAAAATACGGACATGCTCGGCCAACGCAAAAGATCAAAATTCTGGAAGCCGGACATCCGTTGCCGGATGAAAACACTCTTGAGGCAACGAACCAATTGTTGCAACTGGCCCGGGCAGCTAAAAAAGACGACCTGGTGATTTTTTTGTTAAGCGGCGGCGGATCTGCCCTGTTAGAACAGTTGCCCGATGGCGTAACGCTAAAAGATTTGCAAAAATTAAATCAACTGCTGTTAGGCTGCGGCGCCAATATTGAGGAGATCAATGCGGTTCGCAAACACGTCAGTCTGGTTAAAGGCGGGCAGCTGGCCAAACAAATTTACCCCGCCGAACTGGTAAGCCTGATTTTGTCGGACGTGATTGGCGATCCTCTGGCAGGAATTGCTTCCGGGCCAACCGCTCCGGATGATTCGACCTTTGAAGGCGCCTGGAGGATCGTGTTAAAATATGGACTGTCTGAAAAACTGCCCCATAGCATTCAACAGCGCCTGGAAAGAGGAAAAGGAGGGCAGATCCCCGAAACGCCAAAAGCAAACAACTCCGTGTTTAAAAAGGTTTCCAATATTATTCTTGGAAATAACTTACTGGCCTTAAAAAAAGCGCGGGAAACAGCACAACAGTCTGGCTTTAACGCGCTGATTCTCACCGATCGGGCGCAGGGCGAGGTGGCTGAAATCTCCAAATTGCTGGCCGCTATTTTTGAACGCAACTTTAGCGAACAGGAGCTGACGCGTTCGCCGGGCTGTATTTTGCTGGGAGGAGAACCCACGGTAACGTTAAGGGGCAACGGACTGGGAGGAAGAAATCAGGAGATGGCATTACAAATGCTATTGCATTTACAAAAGGTGGAAAGACCGTTTTATTTTTGCAGCGTGGGTACCGATGGAACGGACGGGCCGACCGATGCGGCCGGGGCCTGGATTGATCACCGCTCCTTTCAAAAAGCGCGATCAAAAAAGTTGGATATTGAAGCCTATCTACAAAAAAATGATTCGTATCATTTTTTTGCAAAGCTCGATCAATTGATTAAAACAGGGCCAACCGGCACCAATGTAATGGATATCATGATTTTACTTTTTTAACAGCACTGCTACAGGCGGTAAGCAGCTGTCCCGCACCACAGCCACCCGTCTTTTACGGATGCTGGGGCAACGGCCTTTAGCCGGCAGGAGAAAGAAATGAGGAGGATAAAAACAAACATAGAAAAGGTCGAATGGCTCTTTAAAGGATAGACAAACGTCGCATAATTCCCGAAAAAGGGGGGATTCTGCAAGCATGTCATTTTACGCTTGATGGGGCGTCAAAGAGGTTAGAGTAATTAATCTAATATTTACAATGACATAGAGAGTTTTCCCTTGCCTTTTGTTGACATGTTTAATAATTTTTTCAAAAATCTTGTTTTACGAATGCAGATGTCGAGCTCAAAGGTAAAAACGCATCCTTAAAAAGTGGGCTCAATATTTTCGGGAAATATTCGACTATACTAAATGATTTAAAACGTTTAATCAACTTTTAGCGAGGAGCATGTTAAATCCTATGGGATGGTTGCAAGTTCTGGAAAAAGAAACTAATAAAAAAGATAAGCCAGAACAGGCCAAGAGTATTCTGGTTATTGACGATGAGCCCGATGTTACGGGAACGATTCGGCAATACCTGAATCATTATGGCTATCTGGTTTACGAAGCCAATTCGGCGACAGAGGGCCTGGAGCTTTATCGACAGAAAAAACCGCACATTTTAATTACCGATCTTAAAATGCCCGTTCTTTCAGGTCTTGATATTCTAAAAGCCGTGCGTGAGAAAGATGAGGACACCGAAGTGATCGTATTGACGGCCTTCGGTGATACGCATTTCATCATAGAAGCGCTGCGCAATCGGGCTTCCGATTTTATTTTAAAACCGGTGGACCTGGAGATGCTTAAACTGACGGTGGAAAAGTCAATCCGGCGCATCGAATTGAAAGAACAGGTTAAAAATTACACCCAGGAACTGGAAAAGGTTTTAAATGATGTACGCAAGACCAAAGAGTACTTACAAAACATTCTGGAAAGTTCTCCGCAGGCCATTGTCACTTACGACCTGGAAGGAAAGATCATTCAGTGGAATTCGGCAGCAGAAAAAATTACCGGTTATTCGGCCAGCGATGTAAAAGGGAAACCCCTGAAAGAGGTACTGGTGTTGGTGGATGTTTTGATCAATCCTGCCCGCGATAGGAATATCTCTATCATCGAGGATGTGGTGGGGCAGATTCTCACCAAAAACGGTGATTTAAGATACATCAACCGCAACGCCAAAATTTTACTGGATGAACAGCAGCGCGCCATCGGGGTTATTGAAAATTTTTACGATGTTACCGATCAGGTCAAAAGCGATCAACTGCTCGAAAAACGCTATCTTCAATTGCAGACGATCAATGAGATCGGAAAGAAGATTGCCAGTTGCAACGATCTGGCGGAGATCAGCCAATTCGTCAGCGAAAAAATCGTGCGCACTTTTTTTGAGTCTTCACAGCTGACCATTTTTTTCCATGAACCGCAAAAAGACAAACTGGTTTTAAAGGCCATGAGCGGCTACAACATTGCAAAAGTGCAGGAGCGGTTTCCGGTGGGCAGCGCACTGGATCCTGAAAAAGGCGTGATCGGGCGTGTTTTTCAGACCGGCCAGGCGCTTATTGCGGAAGACGTGACAAAGTCGCCCTATTTTTCTGAGGGCATTTCTGACGAGACGCGTAGTGAGTTTGCCTTTCCCATTCGTTTTAAAGATCGCGTTTTCGGCGTATTAAATATCGAAAACATCGAGAATATCTCTCTGGATGAAGCCGACCATTTTATGCTGGAGGCGATTGCGGAATATCTGGGCATAGCCAAAGATCGAATCGATTTGACCGATCGCATTAAAGAGCAGAACATCCAGTTAGAGCATCAGGCTAATGAGCTAAGAAAAGCGCTGACCAAAGTTGAGAAGCAAAAGAAGATCATTGAAGATCAGAACAAAAAATTAATTACCGATTTACAAAAAGCCAGTGAGTTTCAAAAGAGTTTACTGCCCGAAACGCTGCCGGCCTTTGAAGACGTACGCTTCGCCGCTTTATACGTTCCGTCCAGCCAATTAGGTGGCGATTTTTACGATGTCATAACTATTGACGATCGATACGCGGCCATGGTGATTGCCGATGCTTCGGGGCATGGGGTGGCGGCGGCCATGCTTTCGGCTATGTTTAAAATGACCCTGCACAAGTACAGCAGCGAAATTTTGAATCCGGCCGTGGTGCTGGAAAAAATGAACCGGGATTTTTGCGGC
This sequence is a window from Caldithrix abyssi DSM 13497. Protein-coding genes within it:
- the ppdK gene encoding pyruvate, phosphate dikinase, whose amino-acid sequence is MAHKYVYTFGAGKAEGNKDMKLLLGGKGANLAEMSNLGIPVPPGFTISTEVCHIYDENKGQFPKEVEEQVLAGVHHIEEIMGAKFGDAENPLLVSVRSGAPASMPGMMDTVLNLGLNDETVLGIIKKSNNERFGWDSYRRFVQMYGDVVMGLKPESKEEEDPFEVIIEKVKKEKGVELDTELDAEDLKRLVKLFKEEIKKRTGKDFPTDPWDQLWGAIRAVFGSWNNPRAITYRKLNNIPSNWGTAVNVQAMVFGNMGDDCATGVAFTRDPATGEKIFYGEYLVNAQGEDVVAGIRTPQPLNKTTKTDPDQTTLEEIMPEAYKQLEEIRDKLEAHYKDMQDIEFTIQNGRLWMLQTRAGKRTAEAAVRIAVDMVEEGLIDKETAVMRVEPEQLDQLLHPTFDPKAEKKVIAKGLPASPGAATGRIVFHAEDAEEWAEKGEKVILVRIETSPEDIGGMNVAQGILTARGGMTSHAAVVARGMGKCCVAGCSALEIDYKKKTMTVDGAVYKEGDWISLDGSKGEVIEGKVPTVEPKLSGNFGKLMSWADEIRKLKIRTNADTPHDSEVARNFGAEGIGLCRTEHMFFEGDRIKAVREMILAEDEAGRRKALEKLLPYQRDDFYGIFKVMHDLPVTVRTLDPPLHEFLPHDEASQKEMAEEMGISVEEVKAKVEALAEFNPMLGHRGCRLGITYPEITEMQARAIIEAACQLTKEGIKVFPEIMIPLIGTKAELEHQKKVVVETAEKVMEEMGVKVDYLVGTMIEIPRAALTADRVAEAADFFSFGTNDLTQMTFGYSRDDAGKFLKEYEEKGILPDDPFQTLDQEGVGQLVEMGVKKGRSTRPDLKVGICGEHGGDPRSIDFCHRVGLDYVSCSPYRVPIARLAAAQAELRNRKK
- a CDS encoding DMT family transporter — its product is MLNYLILLFGVFVTSWSSIFIRWIGDVHPLVISFYRLFFSVLVLSPFLLKRMKSGRHLPSNVFSKNTLFLILSGFFLAMHFFTWIQSLQWTTVGNSIFLESTHPIFAVILSYFVLKEKSSPLIIGGIALALLGIFVIVNSDMGAHPFATLGDFLAIISAFCLAAYLLIARFYRQKIDLLPYLVLVYAAAALFTLLLILFLKINFLNLALKSWFFLGLLALGPNLIGHSLLNWASRKMPVYLVNLAMQGEAVLATFYAALLLNEIPGEQFYFGAGLILLAVSFIFLNRR
- a CDS encoding glycerate kinase type-2 family protein, whose product is MENFNKVAKRMISAALQAVDPFNLIIEQCQLKDNELVIGRVKRNLTQYRHIYVLGAGKASAAMAQALEKLLGERISGGLVIVKYGHARPTQKIKILEAGHPLPDENTLEATNQLLQLARAAKKDDLVIFLLSGGGSALLEQLPDGVTLKDLQKLNQLLLGCGANIEEINAVRKHVSLVKGGQLAKQIYPAELVSLILSDVIGDPLAGIASGPTAPDDSTFEGAWRIVLKYGLSEKLPHSIQQRLERGKGGQIPETPKANNSVFKKVSNIILGNNLLALKKARETAQQSGFNALILTDRAQGEVAEISKLLAAIFERNFSEQELTRSPGCILLGGEPTVTLRGNGLGGRNQEMALQMLLHLQKVERPFYFCSVGTDGTDGPTDAAGAWIDHRSFQKARSKKLDIEAYLQKNDSYHFFAKLDQLIKTGPTGTNVMDIMILLF
- a CDS encoding SpoIIE family protein phosphatase, whose protein sequence is MLNPMGWLQVLEKETNKKDKPEQAKSILVIDDEPDVTGTIRQYLNHYGYLVYEANSATEGLELYRQKKPHILITDLKMPVLSGLDILKAVREKDEDTEVIVLTAFGDTHFIIEALRNRASDFILKPVDLEMLKLTVEKSIRRIELKEQVKNYTQELEKVLNDVRKTKEYLQNILESSPQAIVTYDLEGKIIQWNSAAEKITGYSASDVKGKPLKEVLVLVDVLINPARDRNISIIEDVVGQILTKNGDLRYINRNAKILLDEQQRAIGVIENFYDVTDQVKSDQLLEKRYLQLQTINEIGKKIASCNDLAEISQFVSEKIVRTFFESSQLTIFFHEPQKDKLVLKAMSGYNIAKVQERFPVGSALDPEKGVIGRVFQTGQALIAEDVTKSPYFSEGISDETRSEFAFPIRFKDRVFGVLNIENIENISLDEADHFMLEAIAEYLGIAKDRIDLTDRIKEQNIQLEHQANELRKALTKVEKQKKIIEDQNKKLITDLQKASEFQKSLLPETLPAFEDVRFAALYVPSSQLGGDFYDVITIDDRYAAMVIADASGHGVAAAMLSAMFKMTLHKYSSEILNPAVVLEKMNRDFCGVLQSGEFFSAFLVVLDRQEMLLRFANAGHPRPLLYDFKTRQIQELDTNGFLLGILDMGINFEQKEIKINDHSRLFLYTDGLNEAMNDKEEQYGVDRLKDLMIENAEQSADEFVKQTRESLHRYTGSDEFEDDVTILVLDKIGANHHA